A genomic region of Fundulus heteroclitus isolate FHET01 chromosome 24, MU-UCD_Fhet_4.1, whole genome shotgun sequence contains the following coding sequences:
- the LOC105931063 gene encoding ly6/PLAUR domain-containing protein 1 codes for MRLLVFATLFGLFLDAGDALQIQCYQCEEMKHNDCSTPEYIVNCTVNVQDMCQKEVLVKPDGIHYRKSCASSGACLIASSGYQQFCTGRLNSVCITCCNTPLCNGPKRKRPVPSAAASNRRALLFLTAPMLLHLT; via the exons ATGCGTCTGCTCGTTTTCGCCACTTTATTTGGACTCTTTTTAGACGCAG GAGATGCCCTTCAGATCCAGTGTTACCAGTGTGAGGAGATGAAGCACAACGACTGCTCCACACCAGAGTACATCGTCAACTGCACAGTCAACGTACAGGACATGTGCCAGAAGGAAGTGCTGGTCAAACCTGACG GAATACACTATCGGAAGTCCTGCGCGTCCTCCGGGGCCTGCCTCATCGCCTCCTCCGGTTATCAGCAGTTCTGCACCGGCAGGCTGAACTCGGTGTGCATCACCTGCTGCAACACGCCACTCTGCAACGGCCCCAAGAGGAAGCGCCCCGTCCCCTCGGCTGCAGCCTCCAACCGGCGTGCCCTTCTCTTCTTGACGGCGCCGATGCTGCTTCATCTGACGTAG
- the LOC118556092 gene encoding ly6/PLAUR domain-containing protein 1-like, which produces MRLLVFATLFGLFLDAGDALQIQCYQCEEMKQNDCSTPEYIVNCTVNVQDMCQKEVLVKPDGIHYRKSCASSGACLIASSGYQQFCTGRLNSVCITCCNTPLCNGPKRKRPVPSAATSNRRALLFLMAPMLLHLT; this is translated from the exons ATGCGTCTGCTCGTTTTCGCCACTTTATTTGGACTCTTTTTAGACGCAG GAGATGCCCTTCAGATCCAGTGTTACCAGTGTGAGGAGATGAAGCAGAACGACTGCTCCACACCAGAGTACATCGTCAACTGCACAGTCAACGTACAGGACATGTGCCAGAAGGAAGTGCTGGTCAAACCTGACG GAATACACTATCGGAAGTCCTGCGCGTCCTCCGGGGCCTGCCTCATCGCCTCCTCCGGTTATCAGCAGTTCTGCACCGGCAGGCTGAACTCGGTGTGCATCACCTGCTGCAACACGCCACTCTGCAACGGCCCCAAGAGGAAGCGCCCCGTCCCCTCGGCTGCAACCTCCAACCGGCGTGCCCTTCTCTTCTTGATGGCGCCGATGCTGCTTCATCTGACGTAG